One window from the genome of Streptococcus parasanguinis encodes:
- a CDS encoding DJ-1/PfpI family protein, whose translation MIYPNFSLYEITALTSTLALSFDITIDYAASDHSMVVSEDGLPCQPTKTLDQIRIEEYSCVILPGMVNIGPALQDEKLISFLRDLGEQDILIAAISSAPLLLAKAGLLKDTKFTGGIWQNFFDYFEFLPRENFQPKVLVQDKQIITAIGFAHQEFARRVILSLGLEENTDNYFKEQNDYSEEDLIFTLSDKEFDQVKRSIENAL comes from the coding sequence ATCATTTATCCTAATTTTTCTCTTTATGAGATAACTGCTTTAACGAGTACTTTAGCTCTGTCTTTTGATATTACGATTGATTATGCCGCTTCAGATCATTCGATGGTGGTCTCTGAGGATGGCTTGCCCTGTCAACCAACGAAAACTCTAGATCAAATCCGTATAGAAGAGTATTCTTGCGTGATTTTGCCAGGAATGGTCAATATAGGACCTGCCCTACAGGATGAGAAATTGATTTCGTTCTTGAGGGACCTTGGTGAGCAAGATATCCTCATTGCAGCCATTTCTTCAGCGCCTCTTTTATTAGCGAAAGCAGGTCTGTTGAAGGACACGAAATTTACAGGTGGAATTTGGCAAAACTTCTTTGACTATTTTGAATTTCTTCCACGTGAGAATTTCCAACCGAAAGTGCTTGTGCAAGATAAACAGATCATTACGGCTATCGGTTTTGCCCATCAAGAGTTTGCAAGAAGAGTGATTCTAAGTTTAGGCTTGGAAGAGAATACGGACAACTATTTTAAAGAACAAAACGACTACTCAGAAGAGGATTTGATATTTACTCTATCGGACAAAGAGTTTGATCAAGTAAAGCGAAGCATAGAAAATGCCCTCTAA
- the truA gene encoding tRNA pseudouridine(38-40) synthase TruA, with product MTRYKATISYDGTLFAGFQRQPHARSVQEEIEKTLTRLNQGTPVTVHGAGRTDSGVHALGQVIHFDLPQARDEEKLRFALDTQTPEDIDFIRVEQVEDDFHSRYKKHSKTYEFIVDYGRPKNPMMRHYATHYPYPLDVEKMQAAIQKLEGTHDFTGFTASGTSVEDKVRTITEARLVEDAEHHRLVFTFSGNGFLYKQIRNMVGTLLKIGNDRMPIEQIDLILEKKDRNLAGPTAAPNGLYLKEIRYE from the coding sequence ATGACACGATACAAAGCAACCATTTCATATGACGGGACCTTGTTTGCAGGGTTTCAACGCCAACCGCATGCCCGTAGTGTGCAAGAGGAAATCGAGAAGACCTTGACGCGCCTCAATCAAGGAACCCCTGTTACCGTTCATGGAGCGGGGCGAACGGATTCCGGTGTCCATGCTCTTGGCCAGGTGATTCATTTTGATCTCCCCCAAGCGCGGGACGAGGAGAAGCTTCGCTTTGCCCTCGATACCCAAACCCCAGAGGATATTGATTTCATCCGAGTGGAGCAAGTAGAAGATGACTTTCACTCACGCTACAAGAAGCACAGCAAGACCTATGAATTTATCGTGGATTATGGTCGTCCCAAGAACCCCATGATGCGCCACTATGCCACCCACTATCCTTATCCTTTGGATGTGGAAAAGATGCAAGCAGCCATCCAAAAGTTGGAGGGAACCCATGATTTCACCGGTTTCACAGCTTCAGGAACCAGCGTGGAAGATAAGGTTCGTACGATTACAGAGGCTCGCTTGGTCGAGGATGCAGAACATCATCGCCTTGTCTTTACCTTTTCGGGCAATGGCTTTCTCTACAAGCAAATCCGCAATATGGTGGGAACTTTGTTGAAGATTGGAAATGATCGGATGCCGATCGAGCAGATCGATCTAATTTTAGAAAAGAAGGACCGCAATCTAGCAGGTCCTACAGCAGCGCCAAATGGCTTATATTTAAAGGAGATCCGTTATGAGTAA
- the dnaJ gene encoding molecular chaperone DnaJ yields MNNTEFYDRLGVSKNASQDEIKKAYRKLSKKYHPDINKEPGAEEKYKEVQEAYETLSDEQKRAAYDQYGAAGANGGFGGGAGGFGGFDGAGFGGFEDIFSSFFGGGASRNPNAPRQGDDLQYRVNLKFEEAIFGAEKEVKYHREASCHTCHGSGAKPGTSPVTCGRCHGSGVINVDTQTPLGMMRRQVTCDVCHGRGQEIKDPCTTCRGTGHEKQAHSVNVKIPAGVETGQQIRLAGQGEAGFNGGPYGDLYVVVNVEPSDRFERDGSTIYYKLDLNFVQAALGDTVHVPTVHGDVDLVIPEGTQTGKKFRLRGKGAPSLRGGAMGDQYVSVNVVTPTGLNDKQKEALQAFAEASDLKVNPKKKGFFDKVKDALDDL; encoded by the coding sequence ATGAACAATACTGAATTTTATGACCGTTTGGGCGTTTCAAAGAATGCATCTCAAGATGAGATCAAGAAAGCCTATCGGAAATTATCTAAAAAATATCACCCAGATATCAACAAGGAGCCTGGTGCTGAGGAGAAGTACAAGGAAGTTCAAGAAGCTTATGAGACTTTGAGTGACGAGCAAAAACGGGCTGCTTATGACCAATATGGTGCTGCAGGTGCCAATGGTGGCTTCGGTGGCGGAGCAGGTGGTTTTGGTGGCTTTGATGGTGCTGGTTTTGGTGGCTTTGAAGATATCTTCTCTAGCTTCTTTGGTGGTGGTGCAAGCCGTAATCCGAATGCTCCTCGCCAAGGGGATGACCTCCAATACCGCGTCAATCTCAAGTTTGAAGAAGCGATTTTTGGTGCGGAAAAAGAAGTCAAGTACCATCGGGAAGCTAGCTGTCATACCTGTCATGGTTCTGGAGCTAAGCCAGGCACTAGTCCGGTGACCTGTGGACGCTGTCATGGTTCTGGAGTCATCAATGTGGATACGCAAACCCCTCTTGGGATGATGCGCCGTCAAGTGACCTGTGATGTCTGTCATGGCCGTGGTCAAGAAATCAAAGATCCATGTACGACTTGTCGTGGAACAGGTCATGAAAAACAAGCTCATAGCGTGAACGTCAAGATTCCTGCCGGAGTTGAAACGGGTCAACAAATCCGCTTAGCTGGTCAAGGAGAAGCTGGCTTTAACGGTGGACCTTATGGGGACTTGTATGTTGTTGTCAATGTTGAGCCGAGCGATCGCTTCGAACGAGATGGCTCAACCATCTACTACAAGTTAGACCTGAACTTTGTTCAAGCAGCTCTTGGAGATACGGTCCATGTGCCAACTGTTCACGGAGATGTCGATTTGGTCATTCCTGAAGGAACCCAAACCGGTAAGAAATTCCGTCTCCGTGGAAAAGGGGCTCCAAGCTTACGTGGTGGTGCTATGGGGGATCAATATGTATCTGTCAATGTCGTCACCCCAACTGGTTTAAATGACAAGCAAAAAGAAGCCCTTCAAGCCTTTGCGGAAGCAAGTGATTTGAAGGTCAACCCAAAGAAAAAAGGGTTCTTTGATAAGGTCAAAGATGCTTTAGATGATTTATAA
- a CDS encoding family 20 glycosylhydrolase, which produces MKSHQPRYAIRKYAVGAASVLIGFFAGAHVVAADTPTTTESPSTTVPTQPSEGESTIPLNEEASQPTVEKPTAPAPIVDQSQPTLPDRELRVSDLDRLIREEASSVAESDVAAQPATAATETPAKDPDQEEKLAKKKIVSIDAGRKYFSPDQIKEIIDEASKTGYTDLHLLVGNDGLRFVLDDMSLKVGDTSYSSQAVTDAVEKGTKAYYDDPNGTALTQAQMDDILAYAKSKKVGVIPTINSPGHMDAILTAMEQLGIENPHFNYFGTKKSARTVDLDNQKALDFTKALVDKYAAYFSGKADIFNIGLDEYANDATDAHGWQVLQASKHWPGEGYPEKGYEKFIQYANDLAAIVKKHKMKPMAFNDGIYYNGDTSYGTFDKDIIVSYWTGGWNGYDVASSKLLSELGHQILNTNDAWYYVLGRDKAGSGWYNLDQGLEGISKSAIDVVQKNDGAKVPFIGGMVAAWADTPSATYKKDLLFKLMHAFADKNADYFVADPEVVGKALSEAPTDLDHYTPESLVAFTAAKKALEGAGTDTTRAEAKTLIDHLKAAQDALVYTESYAKEVAAKEAEEKLAMKKVISIDAGRKYFSLDQLKRIVDKASELGYSDLHLLVGNDGMRFVLDDMTVEANGKTYASDDVKKAILEGTKAYYDDPNGQALTQAEMDELHAYATAKGIGLIAAVNSPGHMDALLVAMEKLGIENPQASFDTVSKTTMDLTNEAAVNFTKALIGKYMDYFKDKSKIFNYGTDEYANDATSAQGWYYLKWYDLYGKFAEYSNSLAAMAREKGLQPMAFNDGFYYGDEDDVAFDKDVLISYWSKGWWGYNLASPQYLADKGYKFLNTNGDWYYVLGRTPETGGGYIEKAIANAAATPFRQLPSTTYPETSLPMVGSMVAVWCDTPSEEYIEKNVFDLMEAFANHNKDYFKADFTALRKAVATVPTDLDIYTPESRAALAKVLDSLNWNVSRAHQDQVDQEVATLTQALAGLKPITQVGSLAENDVKALVEDKPSLEIVEKELDFDLVERTNPDLAKGERRVIQAGVKGQGLEYVEVSTLDQSRKVIATEVATEPVAEIVEVGTREVVIPTSPSVEAPVKSDVLVNKVVPDQSTPHVIAKDQPEVSGNTPTPIPAAVEKEVRSEAVSSNKQLPETGVESALGLALVGAILGAAGMDLKNKKRD; this is translated from the coding sequence ATGAAATCACATCAACCACGTTATGCGATTCGCAAGTATGCAGTAGGAGCTGCTTCGGTGCTCATAGGATTTTTTGCTGGTGCTCATGTTGTAGCTGCAGATACACCGACGACTACTGAAAGTCCTTCAACGACAGTTCCAACTCAGCCAAGCGAGGGTGAGTCAACGATTCCTCTTAATGAGGAAGCTTCTCAGCCAACAGTAGAAAAACCAACGGCTCCTGCCCCAATCGTCGATCAAAGTCAACCGACACTGCCTGATCGTGAATTGCGGGTATCAGATCTTGACCGTTTGATTCGCGAAGAAGCGAGCTCTGTCGCAGAGTCGGATGTGGCAGCTCAACCAGCGACAGCAGCGACGGAAACGCCTGCTAAAGATCCTGACCAAGAAGAAAAATTAGCCAAGAAAAAGATTGTTTCGATCGATGCTGGTCGCAAGTACTTCTCACCAGACCAAATCAAGGAAATTATTGATGAAGCTAGTAAGACGGGCTATACAGACTTGCATCTTCTAGTTGGAAATGACGGCTTGCGCTTTGTGCTGGATGATATGTCTTTGAAAGTTGGAGATACTTCTTATTCTAGCCAAGCCGTGACAGATGCGGTTGAAAAAGGAACGAAAGCTTATTACGATGATCCGAACGGGACAGCCTTGACCCAGGCTCAAATGGATGATATTTTGGCCTACGCCAAATCGAAGAAAGTAGGTGTCATCCCAACCATTAATAGTCCAGGTCACATGGATGCGATTCTGACAGCCATGGAACAATTGGGGATCGAAAACCCTCACTTTAATTACTTTGGCACTAAAAAATCAGCCCGGACAGTTGATTTGGACAACCAAAAAGCCTTAGACTTTACCAAGGCTTTGGTAGACAAGTATGCGGCTTATTTCAGCGGCAAGGCAGATATTTTCAATATCGGTTTGGATGAATATGCCAACGATGCTACAGATGCCCATGGTTGGCAGGTTCTCCAAGCCAGCAAGCATTGGCCAGGTGAAGGCTATCCAGAAAAAGGCTATGAAAAATTCATTCAATACGCCAATGATCTAGCAGCTATTGTGAAAAAACACAAGATGAAACCAATGGCCTTTAATGACGGAATCTACTACAATGGTGATACTTCCTATGGCACTTTTGACAAGGATATCATTGTCTCCTACTGGACAGGTGGCTGGAACGGCTATGATGTCGCTTCTTCAAAACTCTTGTCTGAACTAGGTCATCAGATTCTTAATACCAATGATGCTTGGTATTATGTGCTTGGACGGGACAAGGCTGGATCTGGTTGGTACAACCTCGATCAAGGTCTCGAAGGAATTTCCAAGTCAGCGATTGATGTGGTTCAAAAAAATGATGGGGCTAAGGTACCTTTCATCGGTGGCATGGTAGCTGCTTGGGCAGATACGCCATCCGCAACCTACAAAAAAGACCTTCTCTTTAAGCTCATGCATGCCTTCGCGGACAAGAATGCGGACTACTTTGTTGCAGATCCTGAAGTCGTCGGAAAAGCTCTTTCAGAAGCTCCAACTGATTTGGATCACTATACACCGGAATCTCTAGTAGCCTTTACGGCAGCTAAAAAAGCATTAGAAGGGGCAGGAACAGACACGACTCGAGCAGAGGCCAAAACTTTGATCGACCATCTCAAAGCAGCTCAAGATGCTTTGGTGTATACGGAAAGCTACGCGAAAGAAGTTGCAGCAAAAGAAGCGGAAGAAAAACTTGCCATGAAGAAGGTCATCTCGATCGATGCAGGCCGCAAATACTTCTCACTGGATCAATTGAAACGGATCGTAGATAAGGCCAGTGAGTTGGGTTATTCTGACTTGCACCTCCTTGTCGGAAACGATGGTATGCGCTTCGTACTCGATGATATGACGGTGGAAGCCAATGGCAAAACCTATGCTAGTGACGATGTGAAAAAGGCCATTTTAGAAGGCACCAAGGCCTATTACGATGATCCAAATGGTCAAGCCTTGACCCAAGCAGAAATGGATGAACTCCATGCTTATGCTACTGCTAAAGGAATCGGCTTGATTGCGGCAGTCAATAGTCCTGGCCACATGGATGCTTTGTTGGTGGCCATGGAAAAATTGGGCATTGAAAATCCACAAGCCAGCTTTGATACGGTTTCAAAAACAACCATGGATTTGACCAATGAAGCAGCAGTCAACTTTACCAAAGCCTTGATTGGCAAGTACATGGACTACTTCAAAGACAAGTCTAAGATCTTTAACTACGGAACGGATGAATATGCCAATGACGCTACCAGTGCGCAAGGTTGGTACTACCTCAAGTGGTATGACCTCTATGGTAAGTTTGCGGAGTATTCCAATAGTCTTGCAGCCATGGCGCGTGAAAAAGGCTTGCAGCCAATGGCCTTTAACGATGGCTTCTATTATGGAGATGAAGATGATGTTGCCTTTGACAAGGACGTCTTGATTTCATACTGGTCTAAAGGATGGTGGGGCTATAACCTTGCGTCACCACAGTATTTGGCAGATAAGGGTTATAAATTCCTTAATACCAACGGAGACTGGTACTATGTTTTGGGGAGAACACCTGAAACGGGTGGTGGTTATATTGAAAAAGCGATTGCCAATGCAGCTGCTACTCCATTTAGACAACTCCCAAGTACAACATATCCAGAAACATCTTTGCCAATGGTCGGTAGCATGGTAGCTGTTTGGTGTGATACCCCAAGTGAAGAATACATAGAAAAAAATGTCTTTGATCTCATGGAAGCTTTTGCCAACCACAACAAGGACTATTTCAAGGCAGACTTCACTGCTCTTAGAAAAGCAGTTGCTACGGTGCCAACAGATCTAGATATTTACACACCAGAATCTCGCGCAGCACTTGCGAAAGTCTTAGATAGCTTGAATTGGAATGTGAGCCGTGCTCATCAAGATCAGGTGGATCAAGAAGTGGCCACTCTGACCCAAGCCCTTGCAGGGCTCAAGCCAATTACGCAAGTGGGTAGCTTGGCTGAAAATGACGTCAAAGCCCTAGTGGAAGACAAACCAAGTCTTGAAATCGTAGAAAAAGAACTTGATTTTGACCTTGTGGAACGCACCAATCCAGATCTCGCTAAAGGAGAACGCAGAGTAATCCAGGCTGGAGTTAAAGGGCAAGGTCTTGAGTATGTAGAGGTTTCGACGCTTGATCAAAGTCGAAAAGTGATCGCTACAGAAGTTGCAACAGAGCCGGTTGCAGAAATTGTTGAAGTCGGTACCAGAGAAGTCGTGATCCCAACAAGCCCTTCAGTAGAAGCACCAGTGAAGTCAGACGTGCTTGTAAATAAAGTGGTTCCAGATCAGTCAACACCTCATGTGATCGCGAAGGATCAACCAGAAGTATCAGGAAATACCCCAACGCCAATTCCAGCAGCTGTGGAAAAAGAGGTTCGTTCAGAAGCAGTATCTTCTAACAAGCAACTTCCAGAAACAGGAGTGGAATCTGCTCTGGGACTCGCTTTAGTAGGGGCGATCTTAGGAGCAGCAGGAATGGACTTGAAAAATAAAAAAAGAGACTGA